The stretch of DNA TAATTTATTTGTAATTAGTGTAGTTTGGGATAAAAGAGCCTTTCCTGTATATTTTGAACTCCTATCTAAGTTGGGAAGCAGTAATCTTAACGAACAAAAATTGTTAATCTCTCAAGTTTTACCAATTTTTAAGGATTACAAAATTTGTCTCTTGGGAGACAGGGAATTTTGTTCTGTCAAACTAGCAAGTTGGCTCAGAGAGCAAGGCATATCTTTTTGTCTTCGTTTGAAAAAAAACGAATTCATTGAAATGGAACATGAGATTTGGCAAGAGTTAAATGATTTAGGCTTATCACCAGGAATATCTTTCTTTTTACAAGGAGTTAAGGTCACTAAACAAAAAGGATTTACCAATTTTAATGTAGCTTGTAAATGGAGACGGAAAATTCAAGGAATAGCTCCAAAAGAAGGATGGTTTATTGCCACAAATTTAGTCACGCTAGAATTGGCGATCGCTGCCTATAAAAGAAGATTTGATATAGAAGAAATGTTTCGAGACTTTAAGAGCGGGGGTTATAATTTAGAAGATACTAAGGTCTCAAATAAACGCTTAATTTCTCTAATTTTATTAATAGCCATCGCATACACATCTGCCACAATACATGGACAACAAATTAAACAAAAAGGTGTTCAAAAATATGTGGGTCGCGTGAAAGAATACGGGCGGATTGAAAGGCGACACAGCAGTTTTTATATTGGATTATATGGTCAAACATGGGTTAATTTCATGGA from Scytonema hofmannii PCC 7110 encodes:
- a CDS encoding IS4 family transposase; this encodes MIPSFYQIHLKSQFSPTEYLLLTILINVIQSIKKVSLEALATNLPIPILFESRRKKLQRFLSLPFLTIEKIWFPIVTTWLSTYFQSDKMIYVVIDRTAWGCINLFVISVVWDKRAFPVYFELLSKLGSSNLNEQKLLISQVLPIFKDYKICLLGDREFCSVKLASWLREQGISFCLRLKKNEFIEMEHEIWQELNDLGLSPGISFFLQGVKVTKQKGFTNFNVACKWRRKIQGIAPKEGWFIATNLVTLELAIAAYKRRFDIEEMFRDFKSGGYNLEDTKVSNKRLISLILLIAIAYTSATIHGQQIKQKGVQKYVGRVKEYGRIERRHSSFYIGLYGQTWVNFMESCEDLVTELMRLNRNKLKYYQRGLRAMELILSAS